A single region of the Halichondria panicea chromosome 10, odHalPani1.1, whole genome shotgun sequence genome encodes:
- the LOC135342461 gene encoding uncharacterized protein LOC135342461, whose translation MLYFNRLALPTLYRGLWLDGDPITYNDVLITYPSNCTQRHFFARFTCDYSVVLGDGTIIPSPPDLNSSSYFTHFITWNRDSLNSFIDFNLTTATAGITAIELSFFNSPVNGISLPEPRLSVIEYAPGLRDRNETSIITWVFDNQDLDQTDNQIRTISIRPLTPLSAANLRIRFQFTVLHDFDWIFLSEIRFCTQPQPPFQQLKVVILQAPSSIVVQPSADDLRRRSTELVCTVSSEGSYTWQWKRNNTFLENNGDYTITIGDGSRTTKLTINNLDFSDADNYECIATTTQDVDLMNSTVYLVEFPEHIVSTSGVCGYDYLQTGEVTLTCELHGYQSSLSPPVWLDLGGSEITASTKYNITSGSGGNTIVFEDGTAIPSVIVSLTIHNLSSADGGNYTCRGVRGGESVSQLVIAEETAPPTTPPPLTTPPPPTTALPVTTQGTLASNNVLLPTVHGLVSIVTILVIALLLLIVFIVYLLRKKINKIIHSLIRSTEAVQVPNSLSIQEREDTSISVQDVTYEEIAERSIMSLTKNEAYVCVSTPLEK comes from the exons ATGTTGTATTTCAACCGATTAGCCCTTCCTACACTGTATCGAGGTCTGTGGTTAGATGGTGATCCAATTACATACAACGATGTTCTGATCACCTATCCATCAAATTGTACACAGAGACACTTTTTTGCTAGATTCACTTGTGATTACAGTGTTGTACTGGGTGACGGAACAATCATTCCATCTCCTCCTGATCTCAATAGTTCAAGTTATTTCACCCACTTCATTACTTGGAACAGAGACTCGTTGAATAGTTTTATTGACTTTAACCTCACTACAGCAACGGCTGGGATTACTGCTATAGAGCTCAGTTTCTTTAACAGTCCAGTCAACGGAATCAGTTTGCCAGAACCTAGACTATCTGTTATTGAATATGCCCCAGGCCTGAGAGATCGAAACGAAACAAGTATTATAACCTGGGTATTTGATAATCAAGATCTTGATCAGACAGACAACCAAATCAGAACTATTAGCATTCGGCCACTCACACCACTTAGTGCTGCAAACCTCAGAATAAGGTTTCAATTTACAGTGCTTCATGATTTTGATTGGATCTTTCTGAGTGAAATACGATTTTGCACACAGCCTCAACCTCCTTTTCAACAACTTAAGGTTGTCATCCTTCAAGCACCATCATCAATTGTTGTTCAGCCAAGTGCAGACGACCTGAGAAGAAGATCAACAGAGTTAGTGTGcactgtttccagtgaaggTTCGTACACATGGCAGTGGAAGAGAAATAACACTTTTTTAGAAAATAATGGTGACTACACAATCACCATTGGAGACGGAAGTAGAACTACTAAGTTGACGATTAACAATCTGGACTTTAGTGATGctgataattatgaatgcatagcaacaacaacacaggATGTGGATTTAATGAACTCAACAGTGTATTTAGTGGAGTTTCCAG AGCATATCGTTTCCAcatctggtgtgtgtgggtatgacTATCTACAGACTGGAGAGGTTACCCTGACCTGTGAGCTCCATGGTTACCAGtcatcactctctcctcctgtgTGGCTGGACTTGGGTGGCAGTGAAATAACCGCATCTACAAAATACAACATCACTTCTGGTTCAGGAGGGAACACAATTGTCTTTGAAGATGGCACTGCTATCCCTAGTGTGATTGTTAGCCTTACAATTCACAATCTATCATCAGCCGATGGAGGGAACTACACGTGTCGTGGTGTcagaggaggagagagtgtctCTCAACTTGTGATTGCAGAAGAGacagcccctcccactacaccaccccctctcactacaccaccccctcccactacTGCACTACCTGTGACTACTCAGGGCACGTTAGCATCTAATAATGTTTTGCTACCAACAGTACATGGATTAGTATCCATAGTAACTATCCTAGTGATTGCATTACTTCTCCTCATTGTATTCATCGTTTACCTACTGAGGAAGAAGATCAACAAGATAATACATTCCTTAATACGTTCGACTGAAGCTGTACAAGTACCTAATTCTCTCTCCATACAAGAAAGGGAAGACACCTCAATTTCTGTGCAGGATGTGACGTATGAAGAGATTGCCGAAAGAAGCATCATGTCATTGACAAAGAACGAAgcctacgtgtgtgtgtcgaCTCCTTTAGAAAAATAG
- the LOC135343324 gene encoding uncharacterized protein LOC135343324, protein MPRTHLFVAVLLSIQYAQGQNTTYNTATVTTYSTCTDVSPVTTMTPTSKASTAENTQGFTRNPSETSSYNTVSTTGTITRSSVDLSVTKATSQAPLGKATMNSTMVIRPTSVYTSDTSTPQGLSTYQTKLISQEPMNTTTTPLTVSTTLSVTSITLVSSFANVSTMPPTVAIFTTDVTTTAAQEKELLLPLFYIIIIASVGATLCLVIITLLLYMLCLRGRQRRKKVRRRRRDSERVSLCNLERTNSSGSSHSSISGHQMSIVNRTDVVIRHKSAKNYTDSLDRRSSKLGLWFSKGSLRPMSTHTPTLNCSTFKPNQQLYLPHVQVQVHVNNELTPGHFAAESRVGSYCKLDEETERNPLPPHQMPRPSSTNSENSLVEQMLATR, encoded by the exons ATGCCAAGAACACACTTGTTTGTGGCTGTGCTACTAAGTATCCAATATGCTCAAGGACAGAACACA ACATACAATACAGCTACTGTTACTACATATAGTACATGCACAGATGTTAGCCCTGTGACTACTATGACTCCAACATCAAAGGCTAGTACAGCTGAAAACACACAAGGCTTCACGAGGAACCCAAGTGAGACTTCTTCTTATAATACAGTGTCTACCACAGGAACAATTACACGGAGTTCGGTAGATTTATCAGTAACTAAAGCTACATCTCAAGCACCTTTGGGCAAGGCTACCATGAACTCCACTATGGTAATAAGACCAACATCAGTGTACACGAGTGATACAAGTACGCCTCAAGGATTGTCTACTTATCAAACAAAGTTAATCTCACAAGAACCTATGAACACTACAACAACGCCATTAACTGTATCAACAACACTATCAGTAACAAGTATAACCCTAGTATCGTCGTTTGCTAACGTATCAACAATGCCCCCTACAGTAGCCATTTTTACAACGGACGTCACAACTACAGCAGCTCAAGAAAAGGAACTACTGCTACCATTATTCTATATCATAATCATAGCTAGTGTGGGGGCTACCCTCTGCCTAGTGATCATCACACTACTGTTGTACATGCTCTGTCTAAGAGGGAGGCAGCGAAGAAAGAAAGTAAGGAGGAGAAGACGGGACAGCGAGAGAGTGTCATTATGTAACCTCGAACGGACCAATAGCAGTGGCTCGTCGCATTCAAGCATCAGTGGTCACCAAATGAGTATTGTGAATAGAACTGACGTCGTTATAAGGCACAAATCGGCGAAGAATTATACAGACAGTTTAGATCGACGCAGTAGTAAGCTTGGTCTATGGTTTAGCAAGGGCAGCTTGAGACCAATGTCGACACATACACCGACTTTAAACTGCTCTACTTTCAAACCCAACCAGCAACTCTACCTACCTCACGTACAAGTACAGGTGCACGTCAACAACGAACTCACACCTGGCCACTTTGCGGCCGAAAGTCGAGTGGGATCGTATTGTAAATTGGACGAAGAAACAGAGAGGAACCCGTTACCGCCACACCAAATGCCACGCCCCTCAAGCACTAATAGCGAGAACTCTCTAGTCGAACAAATGTTGGCTACTCGGTAA
- the LOC135343327 gene encoding uncharacterized protein LOC135343327, with the protein MLYFNRLALPTLYRGLWLDGDPIAYNDVLITYPSNCTQPNILARFTVCDYSVVLGDGAIIPSPPDLNSSSYFRHFITWNRDSLNSFIDFDLTTATAGITAIELSFFNSPANRISLPDITISVVHFGTVSPIASWIFDNEHLDQTDNQIRTISIRPFRSLSAVNLRIRFQFTVFHDFDWVFLSEVRFCTDLQLNLQPEVIFQMPPSNNIQPDAEDLRRGSTELVCTVSSEGSYTWQWKKDNVIIVNKEDYRITIGDGSRTTKLTINNLDFSDAAKYECTGMTRRDANVMNSAVYVLEFPGT; encoded by the coding sequence ATGTTATATTTCAACCGATTAGCCCTTCCTACACTGTATCGAGGTCTGTGGTTAGATGGTGATCCAATTGCATACAACGATGTTCTGATCACCTATCCATCAAATTGTACACAGCCTAACATTCTTGCTAGATTCACTGTCTGTGATTACAGTGTTGTACTGGGTGATGGAGCAATCATTCCATCTCCTCCTGATCTCAATAGCTCGAGTTATTTCAGACACTTCATTACTTGGAACAGAGACTCATTGAATAGTTTTATTGACTTTGACCTCACTACAGCAACGGCTGGGATTACTGCTATAGAGCTCAGTTTCTTTAACAGTCCCGCCAACAGAATCAGTTTGCCTGATATTACAATATCAGTAGTTCATTTTGGAACTGTATCGCCCATTGCAAGCTGGATATTTGATAATGAACATCTTGATCAGACAGACAACCAAATCAGAACTATTAGCATTCGGCCATTCAGATCACTTAGTGCTGTGAACCTCAGAATTAGGTTCCAATTTACAGTGTTTCATGATTTTGATTGGGtctttctaagtgaagtacgcTTTTGTACAGACCTTCAACTAAACTTACAACCAGAAGTAATATTTCAAATGCCACCATCAAACAATATCCAGCCAGATGCAGAGGACctgagaagaggatcaacagAGTTAGTGTGCACTGTTTCTAGTGAAGGATCGTACACATGGCAGTGGAAGAAAGATAATGTTATAATAGTGAATAAAGAGGACTACAGAATCACCATTGGAGATGGAAGTAGAACAACTAAGCTGACAATCAATAATCTAGACTTTAGTGATGCTGCTAAATATGAATGTACGGGAATGACAAGACGAGATGCAAATGTCATGAACTCAGCAGTGTATGTACTGGAATTTCCAGGTACCTAA